One segment of Vagococcus martis DNA contains the following:
- a CDS encoding DUF4044 domain-containing protein, translated as MDKKPKSTFSKITKVVVWIMIIVTVGGIVLSSLAAIGVI; from the coding sequence ATGGATAAAAAACCAAAATCAACATTCAGCAAGATTACAAAAGTCGTCGTTTGGATTATGATTATTGTAACTGTGGGTGGAATTGTCTTATCTTCATTAGCAGCGATTGGTGTAATCTAA
- a CDS encoding DUF3397 domain-containing protein, with product MPQFTIALFFWYLFPVIVIIASNLLVKKTHLDKKYGVKAPDIATPFFFVGIHFVSKGTLGDSFLAYVFLMIFFIGMLIAVMLAYQFHEINFKRYFKVLWRMTFLVTLMIYIILILGSIVIFLQR from the coding sequence ATGCCTCAATTTACTATCGCACTATTTTTCTGGTATTTATTTCCAGTGATAGTGATAATAGCAAGTAATTTACTTGTTAAGAAAACTCATTTGGATAAAAAGTACGGAGTGAAGGCTCCTGATATTGCGACTCCCTTCTTTTTTGTGGGTATTCACTTTGTCTCAAAAGGAACGTTAGGGGATAGTTTTTTAGCCTATGTTTTTCTAATGATTTTTTTTATAGGAATGCTTATTGCTGTAATGCTTGCTTATCAGTTTCATGAAATTAATTTCAAACGATATTTTAAAGTATTATGGCGTATGACTTTTTTAGTGACTTTAATGATTTATATTATTTTAATTCTAGGTAGTATAGTGATATTTTTACAACGATAA
- the mraZ gene encoding division/cell wall cluster transcriptional repressor MraZ, producing the protein MFMGEFQHNIDSKGRLIVPSKLRDSLGERFIVTRGMDGCLFGYTLDSWANLEASMKDMPLTKKDARTFVRFFYSAATECEIDKQGRINIPVKLREFAGLEKPCVIIGVSDRIEIWSEDRWLAFSKEAEENFDDIAEGLIDFGI; encoded by the coding sequence ATGTTTATGGGAGAGTTCCAACATAATATTGACTCAAAAGGACGTCTAATCGTACCCTCTAAACTAAGAGATTCTCTTGGTGAACGTTTTATCGTAACCAGAGGAATGGATGGATGTCTATTTGGCTATACGTTAGATTCTTGGGCCAACCTCGAAGCGAGTATGAAAGATATGCCACTTACAAAAAAAGATGCTAGGACATTCGTTCGATTCTTTTATTCCGCAGCTACTGAATGTGAAATAGATAAACAAGGACGTATTAATATACCAGTGAAATTAAGAGAGTTTGCTGGACTAGAAAAACCTTGTGTCATTATTGGTGTATCCGATCGTATCGAAATTTGGAGTGAAGACAGATGGTTAGCTTTTTCCAAAGAAGCTGAAGAAAATTTCGATGACATTGCGGAAGGACTAATTGATTTTGGAATATAA
- the rsmH gene encoding 16S rRNA (cytosine(1402)-N(4))-methyltransferase RsmH, with the protein MSETFKHVTVLLEETVDGLNIKPDGIYIDCTLGGAGHSQYLLSHLSDKGHLYAFDQDERAIEHAEQFLNEEIKKEKVTFIKSNFRYLKEKMNELGVDKVDGILYDLGVSSPQLDEAERGFSYHQDAPLDMRMDQTNPLTAKVVVNEYTYEQLVKIFFRYGEEKFSKQVARLIEKKRVDKPIETTGELVDIIKEAIPAPARRKGGHPAKRIFQAIRIEVNSELDVIGETLEQAIDLLKPNGRISVITFHSLEDKIVKNIFKEYSTPQDLPPGLPIVPVEYQPDIKLVNRKPIVASKEELEVNNRSRSAKLRIIEKITPERVI; encoded by the coding sequence ATGTCAGAAACATTTAAACATGTCACTGTATTATTAGAAGAAACAGTGGATGGATTAAACATCAAACCAGATGGTATTTATATAGACTGCACGTTAGGTGGCGCTGGGCATAGCCAGTATCTACTATCACATTTATCAGATAAAGGTCATTTGTATGCCTTTGACCAAGATGAGCGTGCTATTGAACATGCAGAACAATTTTTGAATGAAGAAATAAAAAAAGAAAAAGTAACCTTTATAAAAAGTAACTTTCGCTATCTAAAAGAGAAGATGAATGAATTAGGTGTCGATAAAGTCGACGGTATTTTATACGACTTAGGTGTATCATCACCTCAACTTGATGAGGCCGAAAGAGGGTTTAGTTATCATCAAGATGCACCGCTAGATATGCGAATGGACCAAACCAATCCGTTGACAGCAAAAGTTGTGGTAAATGAGTACACCTATGAACAACTTGTTAAGATATTTTTCCGTTACGGAGAAGAGAAGTTCTCGAAACAAGTTGCTCGTTTAATAGAAAAAAAACGTGTTGACAAACCAATCGAAACAACAGGTGAGTTGGTTGATATCATTAAAGAAGCTATTCCAGCACCTGCTAGAAGAAAAGGTGGACATCCAGCTAAACGAATTTTTCAAGCAATTCGTATTGAAGTTAATAGTGAACTGGATGTTATTGGAGAAACACTTGAACAAGCTATTGATTTATTAAAACCGAATGGGCGAATTAGTGTTATTACTTTCCATTCTTTAGAAGATAAAATTGTCAAAAATATTTTTAAAGAATACAGCACACCACAAGATTTACCACCAGGATTACCAATTGTACCAGTTGAGTATCAACCTGATATTAAACTTGTGAATAGAAAACCAATTGTGGCTTCTAAGGAAGAATTAGAAGTTAACAATCGGTCTCGTAGTGCAAAACTACGTATTATCGAAAAAATAACTCCTGAAAGGGTGATTTAA
- the ftsL gene encoding cell division protein FtsL gives MSLPEKHSQYTYDQSPVNSPSKEKGKLEEVQLPMMPPSKLKKVTKLEKFVFVAFVGTFLCLAVATIRMTTYINREEEAISSIQAEKKQMQQDIETLDQEKNELQRTERLKKIAESAGMQMHDENIRKIK, from the coding sequence ATGTCTTTGCCAGAAAAGCATAGCCAATATACATATGACCAATCTCCAGTTAACTCACCTAGTAAGGAGAAAGGCAAGTTAGAAGAAGTACAACTTCCAATGATGCCTCCTAGTAAATTAAAAAAAGTGACGAAATTAGAGAAATTTGTATTTGTAGCTTTTGTTGGAACGTTTTTATGTTTAGCAGTGGCAACTATTCGGATGACAACCTATATTAATCGTGAAGAAGAGGCAATCTCGTCTATTCAAGCTGAAAAAAAACAAATGCAGCAGGATATCGAAACACTCGATCAGGAAAAAAATGAGCTACAACGGACTGAACGTTTGAAAAAAATTGCAGAAAGTGCAGGAATGCAAATGCATGATGAGAATATAAGGAAAATCAAATGA
- a CDS encoding peptidoglycan D,D-transpeptidase FtsI family protein: MKKIKEFFIKLNKKIQEKSLTPAGNRKKVGVILFYTSIAVFAIISLRFVYIITVGKVGSQSLDSERQKIYQGSSVIKAKRGTIFDRNGLPLAEDATSYSLYAELDKNYKGINNVELFVHDKDHDKIAEILNKYTGIDKELVLDQLKPKKNKNGKLITNVEFGSKGKNLSLETKNSIKEALEKEKITGIYFKEHPDRLYPNGKFASYFIGYAQPEDNNKEDSKLSGKNGLGIENAYDSVLKGEDGFKYYQKDSKGNELPGTEVVDKKAKDGQDIYTTLDTNLQTRLEDVMDSVNEKAKPEDMTAILMDAKTGDILAASQRPTFDPQTKEGLYKEKGKPDPVWENLLVQRPFEPGSTMKVFTVAAAIDSGKFPYNETFASGKTQLYDATISDWIPSGKGILTYRQALSWSSNVGMVNLEQKMGSIWPEYLERFGFGHSTNSGLPLEATGSISDKNPVDMAMTSFGQAISVTNMQMMQAYTAITNEGKMLKPRYIKKIVDKDGKEKEVKTEVVGEPIKAATAKTVLEYMQDTVNDEIYGTGYGIYNIDGVNVSAKTGTAQIFENGQLLTGANDYIYSVVQIAPTENPEYIMYVTMKKPVVTGEYGSPAQMIAEVSNGMLKHAFKVDTTTDKGE; the protein is encoded by the coding sequence ATGAAAAAAATTAAAGAGTTTTTTATTAAATTAAATAAGAAAATACAAGAAAAGAGTTTAACACCAGCAGGCAATAGAAAAAAAGTAGGGGTTATCCTGTTTTATACCTCTATTGCTGTTTTTGCGATTATCTCTTTACGCTTTGTTTATATCATAACAGTTGGTAAAGTGGGATCACAAAGTCTTGATTCTGAAAGGCAAAAAATATATCAAGGAAGTAGCGTTATCAAAGCAAAACGTGGAACCATTTTTGATCGTAATGGGTTACCACTTGCTGAAGATGCTACTTCTTATTCGTTATATGCCGAATTAGATAAAAATTATAAAGGGATCAATAATGTTGAGTTGTTTGTTCATGACAAGGATCATGATAAGATTGCTGAAATACTTAATAAATACACAGGTATTGACAAAGAGTTGGTGCTAGACCAACTAAAACCTAAAAAAAATAAAAACGGAAAGCTAATTACAAATGTGGAATTTGGATCCAAGGGAAAAAATTTAAGTTTGGAAACTAAAAATAGTATTAAAGAAGCACTTGAAAAAGAGAAAATAACCGGTATTTATTTTAAAGAACATCCAGATAGACTATATCCTAATGGAAAATTTGCTTCTTATTTTATTGGATATGCTCAACCAGAAGATAATAATAAGGAAGATAGCAAGTTAAGTGGTAAGAATGGCTTAGGTATTGAAAATGCCTATGACAGTGTGTTAAAAGGTGAAGATGGCTTTAAATATTACCAAAAAGATAGTAAGGGAAATGAACTTCCAGGGACGGAAGTGGTAGATAAAAAAGCGAAGGATGGACAGGATATCTATACCACACTTGATACGAATCTTCAGACTCGTCTAGAAGATGTTATGGACAGTGTGAATGAAAAAGCAAAACCAGAAGATATGACAGCTATTTTAATGGATGCAAAAACGGGTGATATTCTAGCAGCATCACAACGTCCAACTTTTGACCCACAAACAAAAGAAGGTTTATATAAAGAAAAAGGAAAACCAGACCCAGTTTGGGAGAACTTGTTAGTGCAACGTCCATTTGAACCAGGGTCAACAATGAAAGTTTTCACAGTGGCAGCAGCAATTGATTCAGGTAAATTTCCATATAATGAAACATTTGCATCAGGAAAGACACAGTTGTATGATGCAACCATTAGTGATTGGATTCCATCAGGAAAAGGTATTTTGACATATAGACAGGCTTTATCTTGGTCAAGTAATGTTGGAATGGTTAATCTAGAACAAAAAATGGGGTCAATTTGGCCTGAATATTTAGAACGTTTTGGATTTGGTCATTCAACAAATTCAGGATTACCCCTTGAAGCAACAGGTAGTATTAGTGATAAAAACCCAGTTGACATGGCAATGACATCCTTTGGTCAAGCAATATCAGTGACGAATATGCAAATGATGCAAGCTTATACTGCTATAACAAATGAAGGGAAAATGTTAAAACCGCGTTACATTAAAAAAATTGTTGATAAAGATGGGAAAGAAAAAGAGGTCAAGACAGAGGTAGTTGGCGAACCAATAAAGGCTGCTACAGCTAAGACTGTTCTTGAATACATGCAAGATACTGTTAATGATGAAATATATGGAACAGGTTATGGCATTTACAATATTGACGGGGTAAATGTTTCTGCTAAAACTGGGACAGCCCAAATTTTTGAAAATGGTCAACTTTTAACTGGAGCAAATGACTATATTTACTCTGTGGTTCAGATAGCACCTACAGAAAATCCAGAATACATTATGTACGTCACAATGAAAAAACCAGTCGTTACCGGTGAATACGGCTCTCCAGCACAGATGATTGCTGAAGTTTCAAACGGTATGTTAAAACATGCATTTAAAGTAGACACCACAACAGATAAAGGAGAATAG
- the mraY gene encoding phospho-N-acetylmuramoyl-pentapeptide-transferase, giving the protein MIGVELLIPLSLGIAFVFMVMPLFIGYFKMKKMGQAIREEGPEGHLAKSGTPTMGGVVFLTSILLTSLIVGAWQKEMSFSFWSILFIMFLYGLLGFLDDFIKVFKKRNLGLNSKQKLIGQIVGGIILYTVMKSNGMTDELYIPVIGTINLGVLYGVFAVIWLVGFSNAVNLTDGIDGLVSGLGMISFGTYAIIAYKQEQYAIQLICLATVGALFGFLVFNKKPAKIFMGDVGSLALGGMLAAISILLHQEWTLLLVGLVYVIETLSVILQVASFKLTGKRIFKMSPIHHHFELSGWSEWKIDIVFWIVGLVMSAITLGILYN; this is encoded by the coding sequence ATGATCGGAGTAGAATTATTAATACCATTATCATTAGGGATTGCTTTTGTATTTATGGTAATGCCACTATTTATAGGATACTTTAAAATGAAAAAAATGGGGCAAGCCATTCGAGAAGAAGGACCTGAAGGCCACTTAGCAAAATCTGGAACACCAACAATGGGAGGGGTTGTTTTTCTAACAAGTATATTGTTGACCTCTCTTATTGTAGGAGCTTGGCAAAAAGAAATGTCATTTTCTTTTTGGAGTATTTTATTTATTATGTTTTTGTATGGATTATTAGGATTTCTGGATGATTTCATTAAAGTGTTTAAGAAAAGAAATCTAGGTCTTAATTCAAAACAAAAATTAATTGGTCAAATTGTGGGTGGAATTATTTTGTATACTGTTATGAAATCAAATGGTATGACAGATGAATTATACATTCCGGTCATTGGAACAATTAATTTAGGTGTATTATACGGTGTTTTTGCAGTAATTTGGCTAGTTGGTTTTTCAAATGCCGTTAACCTAACTGATGGTATTGATGGTCTTGTGTCTGGATTAGGGATGATTTCATTTGGAACATATGCCATTATTGCTTATAAACAAGAACAATATGCTATTCAATTGATTTGTTTAGCAACAGTAGGAGCTTTGTTTGGCTTTTTAGTGTTTAATAAAAAACCTGCTAAAATATTTATGGGAGATGTTGGTTCACTTGCTCTTGGCGGTATGTTAGCTGCTATTTCCATATTATTGCATCAAGAATGGACATTACTATTAGTAGGATTAGTTTATGTAATAGAAACATTAAGTGTGATTTTACAGGTAGCTTCTTTTAAATTAACAGGGAAACGTATTTTTAAGATGTCACCTATTCATCATCACTTTGAACTGAGCGGATGGTCTGAGTGGAAAATAGATATTGTTTTTTGGATAGTAGGATTAGTTATGTCAGCAATTACTTTAGGGATTTTATATAATTAA